CCACGCCGGGAGCCGCAGGAGCGGCGGGGACGGAGGCCGCGTCCTCGGTCGGCGACACGTCGCGACGCAACCCTTCGCGCTCCGCCTTACGACGGACGCGGTCGGCCTGCTGGTCCTCGATGCTCGAGGAATGGCTCTTCACGCCGATGCCGAGCGCCTCGCACAGGTCGAGGGCTTCCTTGTTGGACAGGCCCAGCTCGCGGGCGAGCTCGTAGACCCGGATCTTCTTGGCCAACTGCCGGTTCAGTCCTTCCGATACTCGTGTCCGCGCCCACAAAGGGCGCGGTCTTACATCCTCCCACACGCCGACCGGGGCCTGTTAAAGCGGCCCAGGTCAGGCGGGCTGGTCGAGCTGGCGCCGCAGCGCCTCCGCCGCCTCCGGGCCCACCGCCTTCCGCAGCGCCCGGGCCAGCCCGCCCCGGCCCACAGCGGAGTCGACACACGCCGGCGACCCCCGGCACATCCAGGCGCCCCGGCCCGGGAGGTCCCTTCCCACGGCCAGCCCACCCTCCACCGCCACCAGCCGCACCAGCTGGTCCTGGGGCGCCCGGCGGCGGCACCCCACGCACGTGCGGACCGGAGCCGCTACGCCTGCTCCTCCTCCGGCACGGGAACCGTCAGCGCCTCGGGGGGGCCGGCGGCGTCGGCCCCCCCGGTGGCGGGCGTCCCGGCCTCGGTGGCGGGCGACCCGGCCTCGGTTCCCGCCGGGCCTGCCTGTTCCGCGGTCGTCGCCTCGGCGGCCGGCTCGGCGCCGTCCCCGGCGTCGCCTGCGGCCCACTGCTGGGCGGAGAGGGCCTCGCCGCCCTCGGCGGGCTGCCAGACCATCTCCCCCGCCTCGTTCTCGACCCATTCCCCCTCGGCCCATTCCTCGCCCGAGTAGCCGGCCTCCTCCTCGGCCAGCTGGGTCTCGCTCTTGATGTCGATGCGCCAGCCGGTGAGCCGGGCCGCCAGACGGGCGTTCTGGCCCTCCTTGCCGATGGCCAGGGACAGCTGGAAGTCGTGGACGACGACGGTGGCGGTGCCGGTGTCCTCGTCCAGGCGGACCTCCTTCACCCGCGCCGGCTGGAGGGCCCGGGCCACGAACTCGGCCGGGTCCTCGGAGAACGGGACGATGTCGACCTTCTCGCCGCGCAGCTCGTTGGTCACCATGCGGACGCGGGCGCCCCGGGCCCCGACGCACGCGCCGACCGGGTCGACGTTCGGGTCGTTGGACCACACGGCGATCTTGGTCCGGTGCCCGGGCTCGCGCGCACAGGCCCTGATCTCCACGACGCCGCTCGCGATCTCCGGAACCTCCATCTCGAAGAGGCGCTTGATCAGGCCGGGGTGGGTGCGGCTGACCACGATCTGGGGGCCCTTGGTGGTCTTGCGCACCTCGACGATGTAGGCCTTCAGGCGCGCCCCGTGCTCGTAGCGCTCGTACGGGACCTGCTCGGCCTGGGGCAGCAGCGCCTCGACCTTGCCGAGGTCCAGCAGTGTGTAGCGGTTGTCGCTCTGCTGGATGATCCCGGTGACGATGTCACCCTCGCGCCCGGCGTACTCCTCGTACTTGAGGTCTCGCTCGGCCTCCCGGATGCGCTGCAGGATCACCTGCTTGGCGGTCTGGGCGGCGATGCGGCCGAAGTCCTCGGGGGTGTCGTCCCACTCCCGGAGGACGTTCCCGTCCTCGTCCACCTCCTGCCCGTAGACGCGGATCTCCCCCGAGTCGGGGTCGATGGTGACCACGGCCTCCTCGGCGGCGTCGGGCCGCCGCTTGTAGGCGGCCACCAGGGCGTTGGCCAGGGCGTCCAGCAGGGTGTCGACGGAGATGCCCTTCTCGCGCGCGATCAACTGCAGGGCTTCCAGGAACTCGAAATTCGTCTTGCTCATTGATGGGCCTTCTTCTTGGGGCCGCCCGGCTTGGGGGCGGGGCCCCACTCGAACACGGTGCGCGCCCGTTCCATGTCGGCATAGCGGACGGCGCGGGGCGCGCCGCCGTCCGGATCGACCACGACACCTTCGTCGTCGGCGGCCTTCAGCGTCCCGGTGACCCGGCGCTCCCCCTCCACTCCGGGGAGGGTCCGAACCGACACCTTGGAGCCGACGAAGCGCCGGAACTGCTCCGGCGTCCGCAGCGGGCGCTCGAGGCCGGGGCTCGACACCTCCAGGTGGTACTGGTCGGGCAGCGGATCCCCCGCGTCGAGGGCGGCGGAGATGGCGGGACTGATGGCGCTGATGGCCTCGAGGTCGATGCCGCCGGGACGGTCCAGGCTGAGGCGTACCAGGCCGCGGCCGACCTCTACGTCGACGAGCTCCAGATCGGAGGTGGCGAGGACCGGCTCGACCAGCTCACGCACCCGCTCGGCCGGGCCCATCGCACCTCCTCACTCACTCAAGGACCAGTTGACTCCGCTGATGAAATCACGCTGCGCAATACAAAAAAGCCGGCCCGGAGACCAGCCGGAAAATTATAGCTGAGGTGCCGACCTTCTAGCATCGGCCGACCGTGCCCAAGACCGCCGTTCTGACCCCTCAGGACCAGGATTTCCCCGCCTGGTACCAGGACGTCGTGGCGCGGGCCGAGCTGGCCGACAACGGGCCGGTGCGGGGGACGATGGTGATCCGCCCCTACGGCTTCGCCATATGGGAGCGCATGCAGGCCGAGCTCGACCGGCGCATAAAGGAGACGGGGGCCGAGAACGCCTACTTCCCGGTCTTCATCCCCGAGTCCTACCTGCGCCGGGAGGCCGAGCACGTCGAGGGGTTCAGCCCCGAGCTGGCCGTCGTCACCCATGGTGGCGGTAAGCGCCTGGAGGAGCCGGTGGTCGTCCGCCCCACCAGCGAGACCATCATCAACTCGTTCTTCTCCAAGTGGGTGCAGAGCTACCGGGACCTGCCCCTTCTCGTGAACCAGTGGGCCAACGTGGTGCGCTGGGAGCTGCGCCCCCGGGTGTTCCTCCGGACGACGGAGTTCCTGTGGCAGGAGGGCCACACGGCGCACGCGACCGAGGAGGAGGCCCGCCGCTTCGCCCTGCGGATCCTGGAGGACGTCTACCGGGGGTTCATGGTGGACGAGCTGGGCCTGCCCGTGCTGTTGGGGCACAAGACGGCGGCGGAGCGCTTCGCCGGGGCCACCACGACGTGGACGTGCGAGGGGATGATGCGGGACGGCAAGGCCCTGCAGATGGGGACGAGCCACGAGCTGGGCCAGAACTTCGCCCGGGCCTTCGACATCATGTTCTCGGACGAGACCGGCCAGCGGACCTTCGCCTGGCAGACCTCCTGGGGCGCCTCGACCCGGCTGATGGGCGCCCTGGTCATGGGCCACGGCGACGACGCCGGCCTCCGCCTGCCCCCCCGCCTGGCCCCGATCCAGGTCGTCGTCCTCCTGGTGCGGGCCGAGGAGGGGGCCGGGGAGCGGGCCGCCGCCCTCGCCTCCGAGCTGGCCGGGGCCGGGCTGCGGGTCCGCCTCGACAACCGGGTCGAGACCTCGTTCGGGCGCCGGGCCATCGACTGGGAGGTCAAGGGCGTGCCGGTGCGGCTCGAGGTGGGCCCCCGGGACCTGGCCGAGGGGAACGTGACCCTGGTGCGCCGGGACACCGGGACCAAGACCGCAACTCCCCTGGCCGGCGTGCCCGCCGCGGTGGCCGATGCCCTCGCCGCCACCCAGGAGGCGCTGCACGCCGCGGCCCTGGAGCTGCGCCGGTCCCGGACCGCCCCGGTCGCCACCCTCGACGAGGCCGTGGAGGCGGCCGGCTCGGGCTGGGCGTCACTGCCTCTCGCGGCCCTCGGCGGCGAGGAGGGGGAGGCGCGCCTCAACCGGGCCGGCGTGACCGTGCGCTGCATCGTGGGCACCGACGGCGGCCTGGCCTCCCCCGCCGACCCGCCGGAGGACCTGGTGGCCGTGGTCGGCCGGGCCTACTAGTCGGCAGGCGCATCAGGGGGACCACCGACGGCGCGGTGAGCGCCGGCGCCGGGGTTGGGGTCCCCGGCGGCACGCGGCGGGCGTGGTCCGCAGGACCCGGGTGCCCGACGCCATCAGCTCAGAACGCGGTCATCGTCCAGGGGGGCCGGTTGGCGCCGAGGAACAGGTCGGCCCGGTCGAGGGCGCCGGGGGTCAGCTCGTGGATCCGGCCCGCCCGGCCCAGGGCGCTGGCCGCCACTCCGCCGAGGAGGACCGAGCCCAGCTCGGGGGCGCCGAGAGCCAGGTCGGGCTCCTCGCCGGAGCGGGCCGGGCGGGCGGTGGCCCCGTCGGGGCCCCCCTCTACCACCCAGCGCCCGGGGTTCCAGGGGCACAGCTCGTCGGCGAGGTCGACCGTCAGGCGGTCCGCCACCCGGTAGCGGCGGGCGGCCAGGGCGGCGGCGGCGTCCACCGGGCGCACCCACATCCAGTCCCGGGTCCGCACGCAGGCCAGCTGGCGGGGATCGGCCAGGGCCCAGCGGAGCGGGTCGTCCAGGGGCCGGTTCTCGAAACGGATCTGGGTGACCAGGTCCACCCCGCACAGGAACGAGAACATGGCGGCCTCGGCCCCGGCGTCGACGGCGCACAGCTCGTCCACGGTGAGCCGGGAGCTCGCCAGCTCGTGGTGCCAGTCGGGCTCGACCCGGTAGGCGGCATAGGCGTCGGGTCCGCCGGGGCCCTCGTGGACGGCGCGGAACCAGCTGCCCTTCTGCTCGTCGAGCGGATCCTCGGCCACCGCCACCTCCCAGAAGCCCGGCGTGCGGGACACCTCTCCGGGCTGGGTCCTCCGCCACCGGTCGTGGACTGCGGGGATCAGCTTGAGGGCCTCGGCCTCGTCGACCAGCCGGACCGCGCCCCGCCCGGGCGCCCCGTCCCGGCGCATCGTGGCCCGGGCCCGCTCGAGGGTGTGCTCGGCCGACACCGTGGCCACGCCGTACCCGAACCGGTCGTAGATGGCCCCCTCGCTGGCGGTGAGCACGGCCAGGGGCTCCCCCCGCTCGCGCACGTCGTGGAGCTGCAGGCCCATCAACGCCGTCAGCAGACCCTGGCGGCGGTGGGTGGGCAGGACGCTCACGAAGCTGACCGCGGCCACGGGGACCGTCGTGAGGCCGGGGAGGGTCAGCTCGAAGGAGAAGGCGCCGGCCGTGCCGACCACGGCATCGCCCTCGAAGGCGGCCAGCGTGCGGTCGAACTCGAGGCTCGGCCGCCACGTCTCGACCATGGCGTCGGTGACCTTGCCGTAGCCGAAGGCGGCGGCGTCGGCCCGGTAGAAGGCGCCGGCTTCGTCGGGGGCGATCGGACGGATGTCGTAGTGCACCGGCGGTGTCTACCCGCCGTGGTCCTCCCGGTGCCGGCGAATTAGCTCGACCGTCGCCTCGCTCCGGTTGACGTCGCCCCCCTTGTCCTCCAGCAGGGCGCGCCGGTCGACCTCGGCCTCGGCCTCGGCCCCGGCGTCGGCGGCCGCCAGGCGGGCGTCCACGCCCTCGGCCACCAGCTTCTCCGCCTCGGCCACCAGCGCCGCCACCATCTGGTCCTCGGGCACCACCCGGACGATCCGGCCCCGGATGAACAGGTGGCCCCGCCGGCGGCCGGCGGCGATCCCGATGTCGGCCTCCCGCGCCTCGCCCGGCCCGTTGACCACGCAGCCCATCACCGCCACCTGCACCGGCAGGTTCAGCTCCTCCAGGGCGGCCTGGGCCTCCTTGGCCACCCCGATGACGTCGATCTCGGCCCGGCCGCACGAGGGACAGGCGATCAGGTCGAGGCCCTTGCGCTCCCGGAGGTTCAGGGCCTCGAGGAGCTGGCGGCCGGCGCGCGCCTCCTCCACCGGGTCGGCCGTTAGGGAGTACCGGATGGTGTCCCCGATCCCCTCGGCCAGCAGGGTGGCTATCCCCGCCGTGGACTTGATGAGCCCGGCGGGCGGCGGGCCGGCCTCGGTGACGCCGAGGTGGAGCGGATGGTCGACGACGTCGGCCAGCTGCCGGTAGGACTCGATCATCAGCGGGACGCTCGACGCCTTGACCGAGATCTTGACGTCGTCGAAGTCGACCTCGCGGAAGTAGGCGAGCTCCATCTGCGCCGACTCGACCAGCGCCTCGGGGGTGGCGCCCCCGTGCTTCTTGTAGAGGTCGGGGTGGAGCGAGCCGGCGTTGACGCCGATGCGGATCGGCACCCCGCGGTCGCGCGCCTCGCTGGCCACCAGGCGGATCTCCTCGGGCTTGCGCAGGTTCCCGGGATTCAGCCGCAGGCACGCCACCCCCGCCTCGAGCGCCTCGAGGGCCCTCTCGAAGTGGAAGTGCACGTCGGCCACGATCGGCACGGGTGAGCGGGGGACGATGCGCGCCAGCCCCTCGGCCGCCTCGGGCTCGTTGCACGTGCAGCGCACGATGTCGGCGCCGGCGGCGGCCAGGGCGTAGATCTGGGCCAGGGTGCCGTCCACGTCGGCCGTCTTGGTCGTGGTCATCGACTGCACGCTCACCGGCGCGCCACCCCCGACCGGCACCGGTCCGACCATGATCTGGCGGGTGGCCCGGCGGGGTGCGGCCACGAGGGAACGCCGGCCGGGAACCGGCTGGTCGGCTCGGTCCGGCGCGCTCATCGTTCGCTCACCTCGGTCACTGGAAGGGGTTCGCGGGCGGATGGAAGATGTCGGCCCACGTCGACGCCACCGCCACGACCACGAGGGCCAGCACCACGACCGCGGTGACCGGCGCCCACTTACGGGCGTCGGCGTGGTACGGGCGCCCCCGCCGGCTCCGGATGCGCTCGTACACCGCGGTCACGACGTGGCCGCCGTCGAGGGGCAGCAGCGGCATCAGGTTGAACACGCCAATGAACACGTTGAGCTCGATGAGCAGGACCAGCACGTCGCGCAGCCCGCTGTTGGCGGCGTCTCCCGCCAGTTGGTAGATACCGACCACCGACTCGAAGCGGGGCGCCGGCTGCGAACCCGACGACGGGGCGGGCACGTGGCCGGTTATCTGGCTGGTGTAGGTGTGCAGACCCTGGCGGGAGAAGATCTGGCGGAGCGCTCCGAACACGTCGGTCACCGCGCTGCCGAAGTCGGAGCCGGCCTGCGGGACCGCCGCCAGCGGGGACACGTGCTCGATCACCGGGGCGGGGCTGATGCCGAGGAAGCCGTAGTGCTGCGAGTTCCTGGGGATCGAGACATCCACGCCGGCGATCGGCTGGGTGACCAGATCGCGCGGGACGGCGTGCAGCACCAGGGTCCGGCCGTCGCGCACCACGGTGATGGACACCGGCTGCCCGGCGTGCGAGCTGATCACGTTCGGCACCTGGTTCCAGCTCTGCACTGTGCGGCCGTCCAGAGCCACGATCCGGTCACCCGGCCGGAGGCCGGCCACCTGGGCGGGACTGCGCCCCGGGAGAACGGTCACCGACGACACCGTGGTCGTGGCCTGCGAGCCGGGGGTCCCCACCACCGCCAGCAGCACCCAGAGCAGGATGATCGCCAGCAGGAAGTGCACGAGCGAGCCGGCACTGACGACGAGGAGGCGGCGGGGGAACGTGGCGGCGCGGTAGGTACGGGCCTCGTCCTGGGGAGCCACCTCCTCGAGGTTGGTCATCCCGATGATGCGGACGTAGCCCCCGGCGGGGATGGCCTTGACTCCGTAGTCGGTCTCTCCCCGCCGGACCGACCACAGCCGGGGCCCGAAGCCGAGGAAGTACTCGGTCACCTTCATGCCCGACCACTTGGCCGTGGCGAAGTGACCGAGTTCGTGCAACATGATGATCACGACGATGGCGGCGATCACCGCCATGGTCCGCGCGATCCCTGTGGCGATCGACGCCACCACCGCCGCCGCCACGATCAGAGCGAGCCGCAGGAACGCCGAGCGCTGCTCGCGCGCCGGGTCGCCGTCGGGCGGCGGGGATGGCCGGAAGGGTGCGTCCGCCGTCGTCGGCGCCGCGCTCATCCGGCCCGCACCCGGCGGCCCACGGCCGCCACCGCCGCCCGGCGCCCGCCGGCGTCGGCCACGAGGATGTCCTCGATCCCGTGGGCGGGCGGGCCGTCGTAGGCCTGCAGGGCCTCGTCGACGACGTCGGCTATCTCCAGCCAGCCGATGCGCCCGCCGAGGAAGGCGTCCACCGCCACCTCGTTCGCGGCCGACAGCCAGGCCGGGGCGCACTCGCCCTGGCGGCCGGCGTCGTAGGCGAGGGCCAGGCAGCGGAAGACGCCCGGGTCGGGAGCCTCGAAGTCGAGCCGGGCCAGGTCGGTCCAGTCGATCCGCCCGTGAGGCTCCGCCCACCTGTCCGGATAGGCCAGGGCGTAGCCGATCGGGAGCCGCATGTCCGGCATGGAGAGCTGGGCCATGGTTGCTCCATCGGAGAATTCGACCATGGAGTGGACGATCGACTGCGGGTGGACGACGACGTCGATCCGGTCGTACCCGACCCCGAACAGCTCGTGGGCCTCGATGACCTCCAGGCCCTTGTTCATGAGCGTGGAGGAGTCGACGGTGATCTTGGGGCCCATGGCCCACGTCGGGTGGGCCAGGGCGTCCTCGACGGCCACCGCGCTCAGGACGTCCCGGCCCATCCCCCGGAACGGGCCGCCGCTGGCGGTGAGCAGGATCCGGGCCACCTCGGCCTCGGGGCGGGCCGAGGCGCGCAGGCACTGGTGGATGGCGGAGTGCTCGGAGTCGACCGGGACGATCTCCCCGCCCGACTCCCGCCGCACGGCGTTGACCACCGGGCCGGCGGCGATGAACGACTCCTTGTTGGCCAGGGCCAGCCGGGCCCCCTCCTTGAGCGCCGCCATGGTGACCGGCAGCCCGGCGAAGCCGACCACCCCGTTCAGCACCACGTCCGCCCCCGCCGCCAGCGCCGGCAGCGCCTCGGGGCCGGTCAGCAGCTCGGTCCCCGCCGGCAGCCGGCCCGCGACCCCCGCCGCCGC
This genomic window from Acidimicrobiales bacterium contains:
- a CDS encoding YlxR family protein → MGCRRRAPQDQLVRLVAVEGGLAVGRDLPGRGAWMCRGSPACVDSAVGRGGLARALRKAVGPEAAEALRRQLDQPA
- the rimP gene encoding ribosome maturation factor RimP, which encodes MGPAERVRELVEPVLATSDLELVDVEVGRGLVRLSLDRPGGIDLEAISAISPAISAALDAGDPLPDQYHLEVSSPGLERPLRTPEQFRRFVGSKVSVRTLPGVEGERRVTGTLKAADDEGVVVDPDGGAPRAVRYADMERARTVFEWGPAPKPGGPKKKAHQ
- the ispG gene encoding flavodoxin-dependent (E)-4-hydroxy-3-methylbut-2-enyl-diphosphate synthase — protein: MSAPDRADQPVPGRRSLVAAPRRATRQIMVGPVPVGGGAPVSVQSMTTTKTADVDGTLAQIYALAAAGADIVRCTCNEPEAAEGLARIVPRSPVPIVADVHFHFERALEALEAGVACLRLNPGNLRKPEEIRLVASEARDRGVPIRIGVNAGSLHPDLYKKHGGATPEALVESAQMELAYFREVDFDDVKISVKASSVPLMIESYRQLADVVDHPLHLGVTEAGPPPAGLIKSTAGIATLLAEGIGDTIRYSLTADPVEEARAGRQLLEALNLRERKGLDLIACPSCGRAEIDVIGVAKEAQAALEELNLPVQVAVMGCVVNGPGEAREADIGIAAGRRRGHLFIRGRIVRVVPEDQMVAALVAEAEKLVAEGVDARLAAADAGAEAEAEVDRRALLEDKGGDVNRSEATVELIRRHREDHGG
- the proS gene encoding proline--tRNA ligase gives rise to the protein MPKTAVLTPQDQDFPAWYQDVVARAELADNGPVRGTMVIRPYGFAIWERMQAELDRRIKETGAENAYFPVFIPESYLRREAEHVEGFSPELAVVTHGGGKRLEEPVVVRPTSETIINSFFSKWVQSYRDLPLLVNQWANVVRWELRPRVFLRTTEFLWQEGHTAHATEEEARRFALRILEDVYRGFMVDELGLPVLLGHKTAAERFAGATTTWTCEGMMRDGKALQMGTSHELGQNFARAFDIMFSDETGQRTFAWQTSWGASTRLMGALVMGHGDDAGLRLPPRLAPIQVVVLLVRAEEGAGERAAALASELAGAGLRVRLDNRVETSFGRRAIDWEVKGVPVRLEVGPRDLAEGNVTLVRRDTGTKTATPLAGVPAAVADALAATQEALHAAALELRRSRTAPVATLDEAVEAAGSGWASLPLAALGGEEGEARLNRAGVTVRCIVGTDGGLASPADPPEDLVAVVGRAY
- the dxr gene encoding 1-deoxy-D-xylulose-5-phosphate reductoisomerase, encoding MTRVSLVGSTGSIGRQAVDVLLEEPGRFRVVALGARASADLLVEQAELLRPERVAVVDPEAAAGVAGRLPAGTELLTGPEALPALAAGADVVLNGVVGFAGLPVTMAALKEGARLALANKESFIAAGPVVNAVRRESGGEIVPVDSEHSAIHQCLRASARPEAEVARILLTASGGPFRGMGRDVLSAVAVEDALAHPTWAMGPKITVDSSTLMNKGLEVIEAHELFGVGYDRIDVVVHPQSIVHSMVEFSDGATMAQLSMPDMRLPIGYALAYPDRWAEPHGRIDWTDLARLDFEAPDPGVFRCLALAYDAGRQGECAPAWLSAANEVAVDAFLGGRIGWLEIADVVDEALQAYDGPPAHGIEDILVADAGGRRAAVAAVGRRVRAG
- a CDS encoding translation initiation factor IF-2 N-terminal domain-containing protein; this translates as MAKKIRVYELARELGLSNKEALDLCEALGIGVKSHSSSIEDQQADRVRRKAEREGLRRDVSPTEDAASVPAAPAAPGV
- a CDS encoding GNAT family N-acetyltransferase; this encodes MHYDIRPIAPDEAGAFYRADAAAFGYGKVTDAMVETWRPSLEFDRTLAAFEGDAVVGTAGAFSFELTLPGLTTVPVAAVSFVSVLPTHRRQGLLTALMGLQLHDVRERGEPLAVLTASEGAIYDRFGYGVATVSAEHTLERARATMRRDGAPGRGAVRLVDEAEALKLIPAVHDRWRRTQPGEVSRTPGFWEVAVAEDPLDEQKGSWFRAVHEGPGGPDAYAAYRVEPDWHHELASSRLTVDELCAVDAGAEAAMFSFLCGVDLVTQIRFENRPLDDPLRWALADPRQLACVRTRDWMWVRPVDAAAALAARRYRVADRLTVDLADELCPWNPGRWVVEGGPDGATARPARSGEEPDLALGAPELGSVLLGGVAASALGRAGRIHELTPGALDRADLFLGANRPPWTMTAF
- the nusA gene encoding transcription termination factor NusA, which gives rise to MSKTNFEFLEALQLIAREKGISVDTLLDALANALVAAYKRRPDAAEEAVVTIDPDSGEIRVYGQEVDEDGNVLREWDDTPEDFGRIAAQTAKQVILQRIREAERDLKYEEYAGREGDIVTGIIQQSDNRYTLLDLGKVEALLPQAEQVPYERYEHGARLKAYIVEVRKTTKGPQIVVSRTHPGLIKRLFEMEVPEIASGVVEIRACAREPGHRTKIAVWSNDPNVDPVGACVGARGARVRMVTNELRGEKVDIVPFSEDPAEFVARALQPARVKEVRLDEDTGTATVVVHDFQLSLAIGKEGQNARLAARLTGWRIDIKSETQLAEEEAGYSGEEWAEGEWVENEAGEMVWQPAEGGEALSAQQWAAGDAGDGAEPAAEATTAEQAGPAGTEAGSPATEAGTPATGGADAAGPPEALTVPVPEEEQA
- a CDS encoding RIP metalloprotease — protein: MSAAPTTADAPFRPSPPPDGDPAREQRSAFLRLALIVAAAVVASIATGIARTMAVIAAIVVIIMLHELGHFATAKWSGMKVTEYFLGFGPRLWSVRRGETDYGVKAIPAGGYVRIIGMTNLEEVAPQDEARTYRAATFPRRLLVVSAGSLVHFLLAIILLWVLLAVVGTPGSQATTTVSSVTVLPGRSPAQVAGLRPGDRIVALDGRTVQSWNQVPNVISSHAGQPVSITVVRDGRTLVLHAVPRDLVTQPIAGVDVSIPRNSQHYGFLGISPAPVIEHVSPLAAVPQAGSDFGSAVTDVFGALRQIFSRQGLHTYTSQITGHVPAPSSGSQPAPRFESVVGIYQLAGDAANSGLRDVLVLLIELNVFIGVFNLMPLLPLDGGHVVTAVYERIRSRRGRPYHADARKWAPVTAVVVLALVVVAVASTWADIFHPPANPFQ